From Girardinichthys multiradiatus isolate DD_20200921_A chromosome 13, DD_fGirMul_XY1, whole genome shotgun sequence:
CATGGCATCACTAAAAGTGGGGTTTTCTACTGCATAGAAGGAAAACATGGAGCTCTTGATTTCTCTTTGCTGGATGCTGTCTGTGGAATCAATGATGGTGAGAgcgaaattttatatctttgttaATGAACGTTGATCAGGGTCCGTATTTATCAAACTTCTTAGAAATACTCTTTCTGTTATTAATGGACTTAAGTGTAAAAGCTGTCCTTAAAAGTTAGTTATCAAGCATCGGCGTCTCACTTAAAGCGTAGTGCAAGACCAAATCTTAAGTGTCAGTCTCAGACCTGATGTATGACATGTTGCTGATCAGATGATGTATTTAGAAAACCCCAGGCCAGGACCAATCACTGAATTGGTTTTCTTAACCTCTTAAACCCAAAGaggttttgtgaagtttgagTTTTAAATAATGTACAAATCTAACAGAATTTACCTGAGAATTAACATACTTTATCTAAACAATCATCAtgttaattatgtttttcaaatgggaATTATAACTCTGGCCATCCTTTGCTGCTGGTAGAGTAAAACCTGGGTGGAttgcaacaaaatgtattttttggaatCTGTGAGCTATCTGTCTACAGCAGACATACTGGTTGTGAGTGTAGACGCTGTGTGGTGAGCAGCTGAGACCGAGTTTTGCGGTTACGtcattttgtggagtttgtttattttctgattcaactgcctttagttttaactgtttttggtgtttgtagaaatggtttatatcagcttATAGACAAGATTCTACTATTTCTGTGGATACcacatatgtttatgtttaactgATGGAACTTGCATTAAACAAggtagaagaaaacaaaagttaaattctGCCCCGAGTACTGGGGGTTGGGCTTAGAATGTTCTCAGAGAAAAGCAAGAATAAATTGTGAAAATCTAAGTTAAGTTCACATTCAACACaataacaatttatttattttattttttcgtATGAAGAATGTCTGAAATAATCCAATATAGCCATGTAGTAAATTAAGACAAGCAGATTCCTATTTGTTCTGATCATTTCTTGGTGACAAAACAGGTGGTGGTTGACTGAGTTGTGTATATACACCCTAAATCTGATGAATGTTATAACTGCATTTGTGGATTCTAAGACGTAACCTAACTGGAAAGAGGattaacattttcaaataatttcatcCTTCCTGGAAGGTTTGCTCTGTATTCCCAGTGCTATTACAGTTGTCTAGTGGCAGCTCGTAACCACTTGAGAAACATCTGGAGCTGTCTTAAATAACCAGGAGAGTGGGAATGCTTCTTAGCCTTAAGAATTTTGATAACTTGCATTTACACTTAAGTCTGAAAGTAGGAGTACATTTCTGAATTTCTGAACACTTAACACTAATATTCAACTTTGAGAAGTTTGATAAATATGggcccagttttttttttctaaatgtgttATTTCAAACTTCAAGTCAAACACTAATTgagaaaatgaattattttagcTTATTTTTTGTGGTCATGTATGGGCATTTTGTATGGCATCTTGATAAAATGTGATTCCTATCTTTTCTTTAAATTACAGATTTAGTATATTTGCTCACATTTTATCTCCTTGCCATTTTTGTGTGTCATgctgttattttctttgtttaattgcTTAAGTTTGATTTAGCATCAACTTAAAGTTCTTTGGTAAGCTTGCTTGACCAAAAGTATGACAACCACTGATAAATATGGtgtataaaatgcaaattaaaatgtaattgcaAACATGATCGCAATTAAATTAGATTGCCAGTGTTATGGCATTAAAACACCCAAACTACTTAATTTCAATAACCCTTAAATGTCTGTTCAATATATTAAACTACTCAattcttgtaaaacaaaaaaatctaaactatgTCAGTTAgggagtttttttccttttactttcaTATTCTTAAGCTGCAGATTTATAGATTATTTACATAGGATTTTCAAATTTGACTTGTGATCTGAATCCGTATTCTGACTCACCCAGAGGAACATATTTTTAAGCAGACACAACCCATATTAAACACAAATGTTAAAAGTGTGTCTTTAAAACCCTTTGTTGAAATGTGTCTCTAACTTTGTCAATTTTTTAGGTGACTTTCGCTGACCAGGCTATGGCTGAAGATTCAGTTGATGACATGTATTTTGGCTGTgagaacaaaatgaaacaaattctCGACCAGAGGTTTTCCAAAGAACTACAGAGTCAGAACTGGAATTGTAATCCATTCTCTTTTTGGAAGAAACTCctgcaatattttaaaatttttgactGTCTGACAAATGATCACATTAAAGCCATCTGCGTATACACTGATAATAGTCTGTACAAAGAATTTAATCAACAagtgagagaaaatggcacaaaCTATGGAAAATCATTCCAGTTCCATCATTTACATTTCCTACTGACATAGGCCCTACAGGTCATAAAAAGCTCTGAAGGTTGTCAAACTACCTACAGATGCACCAATGTTAAATTTATTGGCAATGTCAATGACAGAATTCGACTAGGTTCCTTTGCCTCCAGCTCTAAAAAAGTGACCTGAAAGCCGCTGGTTTAGAATGCTAAGTAATTTTTCATGTCTTGTCTTACTGTTTTGTAATCAGAATTTTCAGAATACAGCAGAATAATATACAATGCAAGGTtctgatgatctaaaacagtgtttttcaaccctggtcctcaaggcacactgccctgcatgttttagaggtAAGTTTGCTTCCTTTTCCTCAAGTAACagtacaaccccaattccaatgatgggatgttgtgtaaaacataaatataaacagGCTACAGTGATTTACAAATCTTGTtcaacctacaggggttggacaatgaaactgaaacacctggttttagaccacaataatttattagtatggtgtagggcctccttttgcggccaatacagcgtcaattcatcttgggaatgacatatacaagtcctgcacagtggtcagagggattttaagccattcttcttgcaggatagaggccgggtcactacgtgatactggtggaggaaaacgtttcgtgactcgctcctccaaaacaccccaaagtggctcaataatatttagatctggtgactgtgcaggccatgggagatgttcaacttcactttcatgctcatcaaaccaatctttcaccagtcttgctgtgtgtattggtgcattgtcatcctgatacacggcaccaccttaaggatacaatgtttgaaccattggatgcacatggtcctcaagaatggttcggtagtccttggcagtgacgcgcccatgtagcacaagtattgggccaagggaatgccatgatatggcagcccaaaccatcactgatccacccccatgcttcactctgggcatgcaacagtctgggtggtacgcttctttggggcttctccacaccgtaactctcctggatgtggggaaaacagtaaaggtggactcatcagagaacaatacatgtttcacattgtccacagcccaagatttgcgctccttgcaccattgaaaccgacgtttggcattggcatgaatgaccaaaggtttggttatagcagcccggccgtgtatattgaccctgtggagctcctgacggacagttctggtggaaacaggagagttgaggtgcacatttaattctgctgtgatttgggcagccgtggttttatgttttttagatacaatccgggttagcacccaaacatccctttcagacagcttcctcttgcgtccacagttaatcctgttggatgtggttcgtccttcttggtggtatgctgacattacccttgatactgtggctcttgatacatcacaaagacttgctgtcttggtcacagatgtgccagcaagacgtgcaccaacaatttgtcctcttttgaactctggtatgtcacccataatgttgtgtgcatttcaatattttttttgcaaaactgtgctcttaccctgctaattgaaccttcacactctgctcttactggtgcaatgtgcaatcaatgaagactggctaccaggctggtccaatttagccatgaaacctcccacactaaaatgacaggtgtttcagtttcattgtccaacccctgtatatgtaatTGAATGCACTACAAAggcaagatatttaatgttcaaatggttaaactttattgttttttgcaaatattcaatcattttgaatgtTATGCTTGGAACATGATCctaaaaagctgggacaggggcatGTTTATCACTGTGTTTCAgcacctttccttttaacaacacttAATAAAAGTTTGGGAGCTGAGgactaattgttgaagcttgTAGGTagaattctttcccattcttgcttgatgaacAACTTTAGTTGTTCAACAGTCCAGGTTCTCCATCGTGTTTAGCGCTTCATAATGCGCCACAGATTTTAAATGGGAAACAGGTCTGGACggcaggcaggccagtctagtacATGCACTCTTTTACTAGGAAGGCACGCTGTTGTAAAacatgcagaatgtggcttggtattgtcttgctgaaataagagGGAAGTCCCTGAAAAAGACattgcttggatggcagcatatgttgctccaaaacctgtttgtacctttcagcattCTGGGTATTGTTGATTTATGGCCTCTGTTTTACATGGTAGAGTTTAACTTGCACTTCTAATGGCATTTATGTGGAGCATGTGATCTGTACGTGATCGTATTTATATGTGGAGTCTCTTAATAGGCTCGTGTGGGCTGGGCAACAAAGGTGCACGacacttaaataaaacaaacaaacaatcaatcaatcaatcaatcaatcaatcaatcaatcgaCTGCAGAAAAGAAAAGTGGAGTTTCAGATATGtataatatacactgctcaaaaaaataatgggaacacttaaacaacacaatataactccaagtaaatcaaacttctgtgaaatcaaactgtccacttaggaagcaacactgattgacaatcaatttcacatcctgttgttcaaatgaaatagacaacagggggaaatctttggcgattagcaacacactcaataaaggagtggttctgcaggtggggaccacagaccacttcacagtacctatgctttctggctgattttttggtcacttttgaatgttggtgttgctttcacactcgtggtagcatgagacggactctacaacccacacaagtggctcaggtagtgcagctcatccaggatggcacatcaatgcgagctgtggcaagaaggtttgctgtgtctgtcagcgtagtgtccagagcctggaggcgctaccaagagacaggccagtacaccaggagacgtggaggaagccgtaggagggcaacaacccagcagcaggaccgctacctccgtcTTTGTgcgaggaggaacaggaggagcactgccagagccctgcaaaatgacctccagcaggccacaaatgtgcatgtgtctgcacaaatggttagaaaccgactccatgaggatggtatgaggggcagacgtccacaaatgggtgttgtgctcacagcccaacaccgtgcaggacgcttggcatttgccaaagaacaccaggattggaaAATTCGGCattggcgccctgtgctcttcacagatgaaagcaggttcacactgagcacatgtgacagacgtgacacagtctggagacaccgtggagagtgatctgctgcctgcaacatccttcagcatgaccggtttgacagtgggtcagtaatggtgtggggtggcatttctttggagggctgcatggccctccatgagctctccagaggtagcctgactgccattaggtaccgagatgagatcctcagaccctttgtgagaccatatgttggtgctgttggccctgggttcctcctaatgcaggacaatgctagacctcatgtggttgGAGTGTGTCAGAAGTTCCtggaagatgaagacattgaagctatggactggcccgcccgttccccagacctgaatccaattgagcacatctgggacatcatgtctcgctccatccaccaacgtcacgttgcaccacagactgtccaggagttgacggatgctttagtccaggtctgggaggagatccctcaggagaccatccaccatctcatcaggagcatgcccaggtgttgtagggaggtcatacaggcaggtggaggccacacacaatactgagcctcattttgacttgttttaaggaaattacatcaaagttggatcagcctgtagtgtgtttttccactttaattttgtgtgtgactccaaatccaggcctccattggttaataaatttgatttccattgatgatttttgtgtgattttgttatcagcacattcaactttgtacagaacaaagtattcaatgagaatatttcattcattcagatctaggatgtgttatttgagtgttccctttattcttCTGAGcaatagagagagagaggtaaGGAAACCGAAAACTTGCTATATCGAACTTTGACCACTAGAGGTCGCACTATTTTAAAGCCAAAGCTTCACTCAGCTATATGTCACCATGGAAACTCAACCAGCCTGACGTCAATATGTGTGCTAAGGAGAATGGCTTATAGATCTTTAACAATCAGAGGAGCCAAGGCCAGAGCTTTAAATGGCAAAAGAACCTCTTTAAATCTGAATTCGAAGAAACTAAACAGTGTTCCTGAGTTTGTCTCCAGATTCCCAAACCTCTCAGCCCTTCTGTTGTGCAACAACTCCATCACTGTCCTTCCAACCCAACTCCAGTCTCTACAACAAGTAGGTCTTTACTGTAAGCCTTTAATCTGCATAAAAAATCATAAAGATTTCAATTAAACATGCTATTTCTGTATTATCTGCAAGCTGGTAGAGCTGAATTTGGGAAATAATGCCTTGAAAGAGGTTCCTGTAGTTCTCAGCCGACTGGAGTCACTGAGAAAACTGTACCTCTACAGCAACAACATTGATGTTGTGCCACCTGATGTGATAGGTAGGTCTGTACTGTTTGGGGAAAGTATCACTGATTGTAAATCAACTCAGTCACTGTGTCATTATGTTTCAAAggttgcttaagaaaccttgtTGTCCTCAATCTCAACCACAACAACATTCAAAGGTTACCACCAGAGATCGGAAGGTAAATAAATCTCCCCACACTGGCTAAAATTGGTCgttttttctttacttgtaGTGTTCTACACATTTATCTGcatatgtgtaaaaagcctttcaACGAATGTCTTTTCTTAGTGTAGAATCATCTCTCAGTAAACAACATGGAAAAATTCAACCTTTGATCTGAGTACAGTTAGTACTTTCACCCCTCTGCTGTTATTACTTTATACAATCCTACTTTTACCAATGGAGCAGCCCTTGTTCttctttaacattttaagaGGTTGGGGCACACGGAGATTGCCTCTCTTGATTGCCTGATTCTCTTttatgctctcttctcttcagctcactccacaggttttaaaaaggatttaggtctggttACTGGGATGGCCATGGAATAAAGTTGGTTTTGGCTCTGGTGAATCACTTCTTAGTTGATTTGGACATACAGTATGTCTTGGTTGGTTAAATGATGAAAGCCCAAAACATGAACATTTCTCAGTTTTCTGACTGACGCAACcagatttttttataaataaataattttcccCCTTTAACCACCTCACTATAAGTCATGGAAgataaaactgattttatccGGTTGTTTTAAAAGGTTTCTTGTTTTCCCTACTGATTAAATGTACTCAGATTTAAAGTTTGAATTTGCAAtaattttcagtgtgagattatgcaatCTGAAATAGGAGAGGAAATTATTTCAAGGCATTAAACACATTTATCAGCAGCCACTGATATTATGTTAGTGCTCAAAAGCTACTTAaatgatacatttattttgtcatcAGTGTAGTGAGATGAGAATATGAGAAATAATGTCTTTCTATGTCAGAGACTATGAAAATCTGTTTATTCACACAGGTTGAGGAAGCTTCAACACCTCAGTGTGTTGGACAACAAGCTGGAGGAGCTTCCTGATGAAATTGGTTATCTTACAGAACTTTCTGAGATCAACCTTACCTTCAACGAGCTGTCATGGCTACCTCAGCAGCTGTACCAATGCAGAGAGCTCAAAACGCTGCATGCAGCCAGAAACAGGCTGACAAGTCTGCCAGAGGTAGGTGTGCAACTAATTATTTTGTCAAAGCATGCATAATTCATCACAGCTTGTAACTTGTAACAGCTGGAGCTACCAAATTGAACTCTGCCTCCTTTTAAAAGTACATGGTGACAAAAACTTTACCCCTCTGGCATCTCCTGCAGGGAATAACGGCTCTTTCTAAACTTCGAGTTCTGGATGTGGCTGGGAACATGTTGTCCATGTTTCCTGTTGGGGTACATTGTACAGTTATATCCACAATAATAAAGTGTCATTGAAAAATCCAAAAATGTCAtcacatatgtgtatattggtGATGTTTAGTTCCACCTGCTGCCCCTAAATGAACTGTACTGTGAGGGGAACGGACTGATTCAGTGTAAGCCAGTGCCACTGCTGCATAACACTGAGATCCTTTCACTAAAGGTCAAGTTATTTTTCATATATTCTCATTATTTGCTCCTCAAACTGTTGTTTTGGTATAACTGTGACTCAGGTGTGTCTCTATAGGAGCTGGTTGGCAGGTTTGTTTTGCTAGAAGACAGAAAGAAGTTCTCTCTGATCCACCTGATACTTCCACTCTACCCAGACCTGAGGAACCTGTTGGCCAGCAGCAGCTGTTGTTCAGTTTGCCAGGGTCCTTTCCTCACAACGTGGCTGGAGTGCGTGCATTTTATAAGCCTGAAGAAGGTCAGAATGCTCCTTTATAAAACATATTAAGTATCTTCTTGTATGTTATGTGATGTGATGAAAACCACAACAATGGCAGATTATTTATCCTCTTTGTTCTTCACCAAACATTTAacctaaaatatacatttttgaatGCCTGTAAAAATTGGCAGAGGACCAAGCACATTAGACAAAGATCTGATTTTAAATTCTTGATTAATTAGTTATTGAGTAAAATGTTAAACTTGTTCAACAGAAGCTTTGTCTCTATAAATCAGCCCTACAGGAAGAGGAATTTCAGTTTATAATTTAATGATAACCAGCTTCAGCTGTGTAGATGTTTGTGGGTTTCTATCTTCAGACTCATCTTCGATTTTGAGTTAAATCATTCTTTGGGCTGTTGCACATGTCTTCCGAATTTAACATCGGatctatattatttatattttacaatttGTAAAACGTCCTTTAGATTGTctgtatctttttatttttaaaaagtgagaCTCATACTGATCTACAATTTTATGAAATCAGACACCATCAAGCACACTGTAAAGGTGAAAGTATTTGATGCAATAGTAAAATGTTGTTTGTCTGTTTTAGGACATGAACATGAGGAGTTTGCTCACTGTTCCAGTTCGGGCTCTTCTGTGTTCATACAGctgcttcagatcagatggacGCTCCTACTATGGTGttgcaacaaaataaatagaagCGTTAAAGGGTGCTTGACTCTGTGGCCACTAGGTGGCAGCAAATGagcattgtattttttttaacactcCCCAGTTTCATTGGCAGATCTGAGTTTAAACAGAAAGTTTTTGTGTCTGTGTCACCTATAGTTTTCATACAACTCAGATCAAGCAGACAAACATTAGAGTTAATAGATGAAGgagggtttgtcctgtaaccggtgggttgccggttcaaacccCCACTCTGTCTGCCTCAGtctttgtgtccttgggcaagacacttcacccgccttgcctgctgatggtggtcaaatGGCTCAGTGGCACCAGTTGTATGCGTCACtagcagctgtggctacaatgtagctcaccactgacagtgtgtgaatctgtgtttgaatgggtggatgactgattgtagtgtaaagcgctttggggtctctggggacttgataaagcgatATACAAGTAcgagccatttaccatttatacaTGTATGCAGCTTATTTACTGGACAtgggttgattttttttctctgctcgaaatataagccccttgttcagaggcaacctgtaataaagaggactgtgagaaaatggtcacaggaagctgaagaagctctgcaaggttgctttgaggctacagactgggccACATGAAGAGGACAacaatgccatgactgactgtgtaaccgactatataaacttctgtgtggataacatcatccccaccagaaccgtgagatgcttccccaataacaaaccttggatcaccagtgacctgagggacctgcttaacaagaaaaaagagccttcagagagggagacagataattattaaggagtttacagaagcaacttaaagtcaagataagagacagcaaggaggtgtacaagaagaagatgtgtggacaggaatgaaaaagatcacaggcttcaggcagagggatgatcagaccaatgaaggtctggacagaaccaatgaactgaacacattcttcaataggttcagttcagaaacaagcttcgcatcctcctctcctgctcacagccaaacagacattccatcttcctttgacccacaggacccacagctgtccagtaacacctcaaatgttttatcttccacctcagccctagacccttctgcttctacatgtttgccttcaaccatatcagaagatgctgatgcttcctttgcttcccccttccacctgtgtgtctcaagaagtcaagtgaagatgcaactggagagactgaatcggaataaggccgcaggtccagatcatgtcagccctagagttctgaaagcctgtgcagagcagctctgtgggattctgcagcacctcttcaaccttagcctggcccagaagaaggttccggtgttgtggaagacctcctgtcttgttccggtaccaaagaaaactcacccatcagtcctcaatgactatagacctgttgccctgacatctcacatcatgaaggtcctagagagactcctgtttgcccacctgagtaagcaaacagtaaaccatcaggacccccttcagtttgcttatcgctgtggagttggagttgaagatgccatcatacacctgcttcaacaaacccactgtcatctggacaaagccagcagcactgtgaggatcatgttctttgatttctccagtgcatttaatacaatccaacctgatttactttgtcagaaactccagaagactcaggtggaggcctcaacaatctccttgATCAAAGACTacttgacaaacagaccacagtttgtgagactgaagggttgtgagtctaaccaggtagtcagcagcacaggagcaccacaggggactgtactctcaccattccttttcactctgtacacctcagacttccagtacaagacagactcctgtcatctgcagaaatactcggatgattctgcagtcgtgaggtggatcagagatggacaagaagctgagtacaggaaggtggtggaccgctttgtggcatggtgtggaaacaatcatctcattttgaacgtgactaaaacaaaggagatgattgtagattttaagagaaacaggaataagtcaaaaactatttctatcatgggagaagaagtggaggtggtggaggagtacaaatacctcggtgttcacctggacaacagactagagtggagatgcaactgcgaagccatctacaagaagggacagagcagactgtacttcttgaggaagcttagggcctttggtgtttgcagcaagatgctgcatatcttctataagtctcatgtggaaagtgtgatctcttctaccatcatctcctggggaagcagcatcagagccaaggagttaaagctcaacaagctgataaagaaggctggctctgttctggggactcctctggaacttctggagatcattgtggaaagacggattcttcataaaatgaagaacattatggagaaccctgagcatcctcttcatgagactgtcctacaacaacagagtgtcttcagtcagaggcttcttcagatctgctgtaagacggagcgctacaggagatccttcctgcccacagccatcagcatctacattggctctttgaagaaaccctcatagtataagctacaacaacatttaatttccctttgggattaataaagtatttttgaatttgaatttgtgtATTTAAATGACCTCATATGTTTATGAAGGCCAATAAATATATAAGAGGCTATTCGTTTGACAATAGAGTGTCTTCCCCCTTACCTTGTCTTAGTAGAGATCTCCCATTTCTATCTCCATCTCCTCCTGGTGGCATCTGTTTCAACCTGCCAGACTGGAGAAAgctagagagagaaagaaagggaTGGAGAGAACTTCACTGCAAGCAAATTAATTTCTCATCCACGCCTCCAGAGCCTAGCAGCCTGTTCACTTGATGCCGCGGTtgccgctgctgctgctgaacgTGTGTCTGCTGAGTTGGAGCCTCATACATAATGCATCAGGTTTAATTGCAAACCCAGAAACTAATGACTTTGGACTGGTTAACAGCAGGGGAGCCATACATCTCGAGCAAACTGAATGAAAAATCAgctcagaggaaagaaaaaaaggagcCTAGCCCTTAATTGATGAATAATTGAAGCGGCGAGCTACAGGGCGTAATTGTGACATTTTGTTTCAATCAATTTCCAAGTGGTGTGGGCGAAAGTGCACTTAAAGCGAAAAGGCAGTGACAATGAATGTGAAAGAAAGggagagatagatagagaaaAGAATGGATGGTGATGGAAATGAACGTGTCTTCAGTCACTGAAATGACATTTGGTGGAGCTAAAGATGGGAACAAATGACTTTCCACCACGTCTACCTCTTAATTCTGCTCAAACTCTTTTTAAACTTACTATTGAGtcacttttttctttctgctagTAGAtgtattttatgcttttttttaaaagaaattcacAAAGCTACTAACATTTTAATTGGTAATTCCCAACATCTTTCCAAATTTCCTTT
This genomic window contains:
- the LOC124879393 gene encoding LOW QUALITY PROTEIN: T-cell ecto-ADP-ribosyltransferase 1-like (The sequence of the model RefSeq protein was modified relative to this genomic sequence to represent the inferred CDS: substituted 1 base at 1 genomic stop codon): MAEDSVDDMYFGCENKMKQILDQRFSKELQTICVYTDNSLYKEFNQQVRENGTNYGKSFQFHHLHFLLTXALQVIKSSEGCQTTYRCTNVKFIGNVNDRIRLGSFASSSKKVT
- the lrrc69 gene encoding leucine-rich repeat-containing protein 69 → MAYRSLTIRGAKARALNGKRTSLNLNSKKLNSVPEFVSRFPNLSALLLCNNSITVLPTQLQSLQQLVELNLGNNALKEVPVVLSRLESLRKLYLYSNNIDVVPPDVIGCLRNLVVLNLNHNNIQRLPPEIGRLRKLQHLSVLDNKLEELPDEIGYLTELSEINLTFNELSWLPQQLYQCRELKTLHAARNRLTSLPEGITALSKLRVLDVAGNMLSMFPVGFHLLPLNELYCEGNGLIQCKPVPLLHNTEILSLKELVGRFVLLEDRKKFSLIHLILPLYPDLRNLLASSSCCSVCQGPFLTTWLECVHFISLKKDMNMRSLLTVPVRALLCSYSCFRSDGRSYYGVATK